The genomic DNA GATGCCACAGCGCGCCGCAAACGTGTCATTGAGATGCTGGAGTTGGTCGAAATTCCTGCGGCGGCTTCACGGGTCGATACCTATCCGCATGAACTTTCGGGCGGCATGCGTCAGCGGGTGATGATTGCCTTGGCCATGGTCTGCAACCCGTCGCTTTTGATCGCCGATGAACCGACAACCGCACTGGATGTCACCATTCAAGCGCAAATCCTTGATCTGATGCGGCGCCTGCAAAGAGACTTGGGAATGTCCATTCTGTTCATCACCCATGACATGGGAGTTGTCGCGGAAATGGCCGACGACGTTGCGGTAATGTATGCGGGTGCTGTGGTCGAGCAAGGACCTGCGCACGCGGTTTTTGGTGCCACGCAGCATCCCTATACGCAGGGGCTGTTGGCCTCGATCCCCGTTCCGGGACGGGCAGAGGGAGAATTGCTGGTTCCCATTCCCGGTTCTGTGCCGCCCTTGCACGCGATGCCTCCTGGATGTGCCTTTGCGCCGCGGTGCCGCCTGGCGGATAGGGCCTGCGATGCGCCTGTCAGCCTGCAGGACACGGGAGCAAACCACCACGTTGCCTGCATACATGCCTTGGGGAGTGCCCATGGCTGACCAGACCCACCGTCAACCACTTTTGCAAATTCAAAACCTGTCAAAGCGATTTCACACGCCCCATGGCCCTGTTCACGCGGTAAATGATGTCAATTTTGATATTCCGCGCGGCTCCATCACCGGGTTGGTCGGGGAAAGCGGATCGGGCAAAACCACGCTGGGCCGCACATTGCTGCGTTTGGTGGAACCGTCCGAGGGCAAGACCCTGTTCGACGGCCAGGATCTCAACGCGCTTGACGTCGCGCACATGCGAAAGATGCGCCAGCGCATGCAGATCATCTTTCAAGATCCGGTGTCATCCCTGAATCCGCGCCTGCGGGTGGGCCATATCATCGCCGAAGGGCTGGTCGCTCATGGCATTGGCACCAAGCCGGAGCGCCGCGACCGGGTGGCCGCCTTGCTGGAGGAGGTTGGGCTTCGCGCCGACCAAATGACCCGCTTCCCGCATGAATTTTCAGGCGGACAACGCCAGCGGATCGGGATTGCCCGGGCGTTGGCGCTGGAACCGGAATTCATCGTCGCCGATGAAAGCGTTTCTGCACTGGATGTCTCCATTCAGGCGCAAGTGCTGAATCTGCTGCTTGAGCTAAGACAAAAGCGCAATCTAACCATGCTTTTCATCGCGCATGATTTGTCAGTGGTGGAATATCTCTGTGATCAGATCGTGGTGATGTATCTTGGCAAGGTGGTGGAGATCGGCCCGGCGCGAGCGCTTTATGCTACCCCCTCGCACCCCTATACAAAGGCGTTACTGTCAGCGATACCGCTGCCCGACCCGGAGCTGGAACGCACTCGCACCATTCTGCGCGGTGATATTCCCAGCCCACTTGACCCACCTTCGGGATGTGTCTTTCGCACGCGCTGCCCCCATGCAGCGGAAATTTGCGCGGCTGGTGTTCATGAACCCGTGACCGTCGCGCCCGCCCATCAAAGTTACTGCAAACGACTGAAAGAGCTTCATGAATCAATTTGAACGTACGGATACGGCGGAGAAGCGTCTGGCAGCCCTTGGAATTTCCTTGCCCCAAGCAGCCCCATCGCCAATCGGTTCCTTTTGCAATGTGCGGGAAAGCCGGGGGTTGATTTATGTGTCGGGTCAAGGCCCGATAGAGGCTGATGGCCACCTGCATTGCGGCAAGGTCGGCAGCGATGTGACGGCAGAACAGGCCCGCGCCCATGCCACGCTGACCGCCATCAATATTCTGGCCGCGTTGCGTGGGCATTTGGGCAGCCTTGACCGGGTTGGCGGCGTGATCAAACTGCTTGGCCTGGTGAACGCCACGCCCGATTTCGCCCGCCATCCCTTTGTGATCGACGGCGCGTCCGAGCTGATGGCCGCTGTTTTTGGCAACTGCGGCATACATGCGCGGTCTGCATTTGGTGTCGGATCCTTGCCCAATCAAATCACGGTAGAGATCGAGGCGATATTTGAGGTGAAGGGCGCGGAATGACCCGACTAAGCCGCGCGGCGCCCCAGCGCTCGCTCAACCGCTTCAGCCGCGCGCTGCACTTCGCCGGTCAGTTCCTCCAACCGTTCGAACACCCGTTGCTCCGGCAGAACGATAGACATGGTGGACACGCAGACGCCGTCGGGATCACGTATCGGGGCGGCGATGCAGGCAACAGAATATTCGGAATTTCCGGTTTGCAGCGCCAGGCGCTGCAAATAATCGTCGCGCGACTGCTGTGCCAGGGTTTCGGGGTCTGTTTCGGCAATTCCGGTCTGCGACGACCGTGCGCTCTTGCGAAACGCGGCAAGCCGTTCTGCATCCGGCAGATGACCCAAAAGCAGCCGCCCCGAGGCAGTCCAGTTCAAAGGCACTCGCGTGCCAACATACGAGGTGACGCGGAAATGCCCTTCGCCCTCGGCCATGGCGATCACCACCATCATGCCGTCATCACGCGCGCAGACCTGCACGGTCTCACCCGTCCGCTTGCTCAGCGCCAGCATCTCGCGCCGCGCTTCGGCGAACATGTTCATCTGCGATCGGTAGACCAGCCCATAGCGCATCAATCGCGGCCCCAGCCAGATGCGGGTTTCATCCGCCCGCGACAGCACTTCGCGTTCCACCAAATCATCCACAATTCGGTAAATCGTCGAAACCGGAGCACCGACCGATTTAGCCAATTCATATGCGCTCATCGGTGTCTGACGTTCGGTCAGAATATCCATGACCTGCAACGCGCGATCAATACCGCTGGTCCGCTTGCGCGTTTCGTCATTCATTGCCAAACTCCGCAATAGTGCTTCATGTTCCATAATTATGGATGTTTAGCCCAACTTTCAAGGTAAGCCCATGCAAGATTTCGACACTCCTGACGACTACTTCGCTTGGTATGATGCCAACGGGTTTTCCCGCATTATCAATGTCAACGGCACCATGACTTCACTTGGTGGTTCGATCACCAGAGGCACGGTTCGGCGTGCCACCGTCGATGTGATGGGCCGGTTCGTCAAGATGAATGAATTGCAAACCAAAGCCAGTCGCGTGATCGCGCAGCTGACCGGGGCGCAATCGGGTTGTATTACTGCTTCTGCCAGTGCGGGCATCTCGCTCGCCGTCGCTGGGGCAATAACCGGGATGAACCCTGTTGCAGCCGAAAATCTGCCGCGCGCAGTGGGCTCGCGATCAGACGTGGTCGTGCAATTAGGCCATCTGTGCAACTACGGCGCACCGCTTGCCACCGCGATCGAATTGACGGGTGCGCGCGTCGTGGCCGCTGGGCAATCAACTCTTTGCACGGACTATCAATTTGACGCGACCCTGACAGAGAACACTGCCGCCGCCGTCTACGTTGTTTCCCATCACGTTGTCGCTTACGGCCAAATCCCCTTTGCACGTTTTGCCCGTATCGCCCACGCCAAAGGCGTGCCGGTGATTGTTGATGCTGCCTCGGAATATGATCTGACGCGCTTTATCGCAGAAGGGGCAGATATTGCCATTTATTCCGGTCACAAGTTTCTCGGAGGCCCCACATCAGGCATCATCGCGGGCAACACCGATTTGGTTCGCGCCGCTTACTTGCAAAATGTGGGTATCGGGCGCGGTATGAAGGTGGGCAAAGAGAGCATTGCAGGCGTGATTGCGGCGATGGAGGCGTGGATGCAGCGCGACCATGACGGCATACGCGCCGAGGAAGACGCAGCGCTGACGCTTTGGCAAGGGGCGGTGGAGGGCCTGCCCGGTATCGCAGCCCTCAAAATCGATGACCCCACGGGCAACCCGCTGCAGCGGCTGCAAATCATCGTCGATCCAACCCGTGCCGGGGCCAGCGCCGCTACCTTTGCGCGCGCTTTGGGACAGGAAGATCCCGCAATTATCGTGCGCAATCATGAAGTCGAGTTGGGTTATTTCCAGCTTGATCCCTGCAACCTGACACCCGGCCAAGCGCCGCTTGTGGCCGACACACTGTCGCGCGTCCTCGCCCAAGGCAGCAGCCTTACCGCCAATGAGGATGACTTTGCCAGCGCCCGAAATGGCGGGACTGACGCTTATATGAATTGGAAGGGCTAGAACGCAAACCAGAAGTCGACGGTGTGCATGGGTTGACGAAATCGGTCCAGGGAATTTGTGTTCTCTCAATCACAACCCGGTTCGCTGCATCTGCATCGGGCAGAGAATGCGGGCAGAGCGGGCTCATGGGCGTGGGTGACACCTTTGTGCCCAACGGGCTGCCCACAGCCGCCCCTGGCCCTGCTGAACTTATCCAGATGCGCTTGTGCCGTGCGGCGTCTTGAGAGCGAACAGCGAGCCCCACCCTTGCACCGATGACGGATCCAGACCGGCTGCGCGCATGCCGCCCCATAGGCTGGTGGCATTTGAATCATAGACTGGAATCCCCAGATCTTTTTCCAGCCTGTCGGCAAGGCTGGCGCCGCGCAGATTTGTGCAGAAAATCGCAATTGCATCAGGTTTGTCGGCGGCAACCTCGCGCACCATGTCTTCTATGATGTCTTCGCCATATTCGGAGAATGAGAAATTGCCGCGGTCGCAAAGGTGCCGCTCACGCACGCAATTGAAGCCTTGTTGCCGGAAATTCCCGATGATTTTTTCCTGAATATCATCCAGATAGGGTGTGACCAGTCCGTAATTTTTCACCCCTGCGCTTGTGAACGCGTCGAGCAGGGCCAGCGTGGATGTTGTCGCTGCAATGCCGGTCGCCTCTTCAATCTGCCGGCAAAGCCTGTGGTCGGTTTCGGGACCCAGCCAGCCGGCCGAGGTGCCGGCCCAGCAGATCGAAGCAACCCTGGCATGGGACAGCAGAGTAGCCGCAGCAACCAGTCTGTCGCTCTGGAACTGATCAAGTGCGTCCCTGTCGAGGCTGATTTGAGTGACCTCAAAACGGCTGAAATGCGCGGTGGTATTGCTCACACTCCGCAGCATTTCGCTGACCACCGGTTCGACAATCGTATTCGATGATGGCGTCAGCATTCCCAAAAGATTGCGCTGTGTCATGTCTTTCCTCTGTGTCAGTTTATTCCTTGCAAACCAGGGCACCTATGTGCCGTACAGATCGCGGAACTGTGCCTTTTGCCGAACGAGGTGGTGTCTCAGGACGATTTTTTCAGCGACGCCGGGGCGCTTGCAACGATGACCTGAACCTTGTTGTCTGCCAGCGCCGCAGCAAGCTCGCCCCGCGGAGCCTGATCCGTTATAAGAATGTCGACCGCGTTCAATCCGCTGAAGCGGACAAGCGCGCGCCGGCCGAATTTTGAAGAATCGCACAAGATACAAGTCCGGTGTGCCCGGTCGGCATACAGATTCTTGATATCAGCCTCTTCCGGCGAATAGTCGAACAGGCCTTCCGGCGTGATTCCGGCCACTCCGATAAAGGCGGTGTTGAGGGAAAAGCGTCTCAATTCATTCGACGCTTCGGGACTGCACAAGGATCCCTCGCTGCGCCGGTAATGCCCCCCGATTACATACATTTTCGGACCGGATTCGGACCGCGCTAGTGCTGCAACGGCCTGAAGATTATGGGTAATGACACTGATGTCTGTGCGGGCCTGCAAAAGCTCTGCCAGTTCGGTGGCGGTCGAGCCGACATCCACCCCGATGACATCCTGTTCACCGACAAAACCGAGTGCCGTCGCGGCGATCCGGGCCTTTGCTTCCCTGTTCCACTGTCGCCGCGCATTGAAAGTCGGCTCGCTCATGGCAGGGACCGGCACCACCACCGGGACCCGGACTGCACCGCCGTGAGCGCGTTGTATGGCGCCGCTGCGCTGGAGTTGATTCAAGTCCCGCCGCACCGTCATTTCCGAAACCCCAAACCGCGTGGCAAGCGCACCGACGGACAATGCGCCCTGCTCGGCAACCAGTCGGCTGATGGCGTCACGGCGCGCCGCAGCGAGCATTCCGCCACTGCTGACAGCGCCGGGATTTTCTGTATTCATGGATTGACTCAAAGTCTTGTTGAAAGAAATGCCTGCCGCTCTCCGCATTTGTCTGATTTCATACAACCACAGTTGATTCCATCATAAGCACACAATTTCGATCGTCAATCGAACATTTCTCTGGACCGCCGGCCTCACCCGTGTATCATATTTGGCACTGGGGACGGTGAGAACGGGCCCCGCAGGGACGCAAGGCCGGTTGCGAACGCACTGGCGAGGGGGGTGCTGGTGGGATTTCCTCTGGCAGATGGCCTACAGCGAAAAACTCCGCTTGTGACCGGGGCGGCAACCGGCATCGGCAGGTCGAATGCCGACGCGCTGACAGATCAAAGGGTGAGTATCGCGCTCGCCGATATCGCCATGGACCGGAACTACAGATCTCCAAGCAAACTGACGGATTGCCAGTGCAGTCTGGATTGATGTGCAACCGCGTCAGCGTACAGAGTTCGGTCGACAGCATGATAGCGCAATGTGGGAAAAGTGCCGGATGAACCCCGTTGAAAAATTTGAACGAAAACGAACATTTACGATCATGAAAGGAAGCATTGTCATCAAGAAATGCGCGTTCAGTCAGTCAATAATCAAACCAGGAGTTCAATCATGTTACGTTCAGCATTACCCATATTGAGTGTCGTGTTGGCCTGCGTTCCCGCCTTGGCAGCCGCCCAGACGCCCGTGCGCTGGCTCAGCCAGTCTCAGGAAACCAGCTCACAATATCCTGTAG from Pararhizobium sp. IMCC3301 includes the following:
- a CDS encoding RidA family protein, encoding MNQFERTDTAEKRLAALGISLPQAAPSPIGSFCNVRESRGLIYVSGQGPIEADGHLHCGKVGSDVTAEQARAHATLTAINILAALRGHLGSLDRVGGVIKLLGLVNATPDFARHPFVIDGASELMAAVFGNCGIHARSAFGVGSLPNQITVEIEAIFEVKGAE
- a CDS encoding aminotransferase class V-fold PLP-dependent enzyme gives rise to the protein MQDFDTPDDYFAWYDANGFSRIINVNGTMTSLGGSITRGTVRRATVDVMGRFVKMNELQTKASRVIAQLTGAQSGCITASASAGISLAVAGAITGMNPVAAENLPRAVGSRSDVVVQLGHLCNYGAPLATAIELTGARVVAAGQSTLCTDYQFDATLTENTAAAVYVVSHHVVAYGQIPFARFARIAHAKGVPVIVDAASEYDLTRFIAEGADIAIYSGHKFLGGPTSGIIAGNTDLVRAAYLQNVGIGRGMKVGKESIAGVIAAMEAWMQRDHDGIRAEEDAALTLWQGAVEGLPGIAALKIDDPTGNPLQRLQIIVDPTRAGASAATFARALGQEDPAIIVRNHEVELGYFQLDPCNLTPGQAPLVADTLSRVLAQGSSLTANEDDFASARNGGTDAYMNWKG
- a CDS encoding IclR family transcriptional regulator, translated to MNDETRKRTSGIDRALQVMDILTERQTPMSAYELAKSVGAPVSTIYRIVDDLVEREVLSRADETRIWLGPRLMRYGLVYRSQMNMFAEARREMLALSKRTGETVQVCARDDGMMVVIAMAEGEGHFRVTSYVGTRVPLNWTASGRLLLGHLPDAERLAAFRKSARSSQTGIAETDPETLAQQSRDDYLQRLALQTGNSEYSVACIAAPIRDPDGVCVSTMSIVLPEQRVFERLEELTGEVQRAAEAVERALGRRAA
- a CDS encoding ABC transporter ATP-binding protein, encoding MTKTVLDVSNLRVSFRARRSSLTALRDVSFQLPAGKTLALVGESGSGKSVTSLAIMGLLPPNGEVTGGAITYARRDGQSINLTRTTEAEMRRLRGTEMAMIFQEPMSSLNPLFTIGDQIGEMLLLHTALDATARRKRVIEMLELVEIPAAASRVDTYPHELSGGMRQRVMIALAMVCNPSLLIADEPTTALDVTIQAQILDLMRRLQRDLGMSILFITHDMGVVAEMADDVAVMYAGAVVEQGPAHAVFGATQHPYTQGLLASIPVPGRAEGELLVPIPGSVPPLHAMPPGCAFAPRCRLADRACDAPVSLQDTGANHHVACIHALGSAHG
- a CDS encoding ABC transporter ATP-binding protein; this encodes MADQTHRQPLLQIQNLSKRFHTPHGPVHAVNDVNFDIPRGSITGLVGESGSGKTTLGRTLLRLVEPSEGKTLFDGQDLNALDVAHMRKMRQRMQIIFQDPVSSLNPRLRVGHIIAEGLVAHGIGTKPERRDRVAALLEEVGLRADQMTRFPHEFSGGQRQRIGIARALALEPEFIVADESVSALDVSIQAQVLNLLLELRQKRNLTMLFIAHDLSVVEYLCDQIVVMYLGKVVEIGPARALYATPSHPYTKALLSAIPLPDPELERTRTILRGDIPSPLDPPSGCVFRTRCPHAAEICAAGVHEPVTVAPAHQSYCKRLKELHESI
- a CDS encoding DeoR/GlpR family DNA-binding transcription regulator, which codes for MNTENPGAVSSGGMLAAARRDAISRLVAEQGALSVGALATRFGVSEMTVRRDLNQLQRSGAIQRAHGGAVRVPVVVPVPAMSEPTFNARRQWNREAKARIAATALGFVGEQDVIGVDVGSTATELAELLQARTDISVITHNLQAVAALARSESGPKMYVIGGHYRRSEGSLCSPEASNELRRFSLNTAFIGVAGITPEGLFDYSPEEADIKNLYADRAHRTCILCDSSKFGRRALVRFSGLNAVDILITDQAPRGELAAALADNKVQVIVASAPASLKKSS
- a CDS encoding aspartate/glutamate racemase family protein — encoded protein: MTQRNLLGMLTPSSNTIVEPVVSEMLRSVSNTTAHFSRFEVTQISLDRDALDQFQSDRLVAAATLLSHARVASICWAGTSAGWLGPETDHRLCRQIEEATGIAATTSTLALLDAFTSAGVKNYGLVTPYLDDIQEKIIGNFRQQGFNCVRERHLCDRGNFSFSEYGEDIIEDMVREVAADKPDAIAIFCTNLRGASLADRLEKDLGIPVYDSNATSLWGGMRAAGLDPSSVQGWGSLFALKTPHGTSASG